A single Salmo salar unplaced genomic scaffold, Ssal_v3.1, whole genome shotgun sequence DNA region contains:
- the LOC106597034 gene encoding LOW QUALITY PROTEIN: protein NLRC3-like (The sequence of the model RefSeq protein was modified relative to this genomic sequence to represent the inferred CDS: inserted 1 base in 1 codon), which translates to MSLSGEREEETTASKMTQDTSSKSVQKPRAESPTTSLLSMKSDQPPAFSQEPFPDDNKEVESLDSEDPLKIPHNLLDRRSQTLLTVQQDIKAKLKHKYQHISEGIGHYGNQSLLKDIYTELYITEGGSGGLNNKHEVRQIEMASKKQTTQKTPIKCNDIFKPLPGQDKPIRTVLTKGIAGIGKTVSVQKVILDWAEGKANQDVHFMFPLPFRDLNLKKDQYSLMQLLSHYFPELKEIDSIEDGETKTVFIFDGLDECRLPLDFKNNEKCCDVTKPTSVDVLLTNLLEGNLLPSALLWITSRPAATNQIPPECVDQVTEVRGFNDPQKEEYFRKKIPDQNLANDIIKHMKTSRSLHIMCHMPVFCWISATVLEMILKEAEKDEVPKTLTQMYSHFMLIQTIVKNKKYNKATETNPKDLSQSDKEMILKLAKLAFQQLQKGNLIFYEEDLRECGLDVTEASVYSALCTEIFKEESGLYQEKVYSFVHLSIQEFLAAVHALESCLDKKENVFSPNNDDGDDYDADDYEYYDDFEDYDDESIQLSDLLRSAVYQALKSENGHLDLFLRFLLGLSLESNQNLLRCLLTQTGCTTETNEKTVKRTVGYLSYKIKXESSPERIINLFHCLNELCANSLVEDMQTSLRSGTLSETRLEPDQCSALAYLLLMSEEVLEEFDLKTYNTSEEGYQRLLPVVKTCKRALLDRCKLTYESCKTLVSALQTPNSPLRELDLSNNDLGDRGVELLCVGLTSPLCNVQTLVLGQCGLTEGCCSHLASVLSSPNSHLKQLDLRDNDLQDSGVTLLSAGLEDPDCKLHTLGLSGCLVTEEGCAALSSALRSYPSHLKELDLSYNHPGDSAGGLLSAALVDPTYKLMKLNVDHGGECRLKSGLRKYACHLTLDPNTANPNLILSEGNRKVTRVKEKQHYEDHPDRFDYHSQVLCREGLSGGRCYWEVERDSGMAIIGVVYKGMKRKGKEDDSRIGANKKSLSLFCYDRGCELIVLFHARVGRSISGPVSNRVGVYLDWPAGILSFYSVSSSGTLTHLYTFYTTFTEPLYPGFGISFSSVTLCQIDDQHIQRDHGGESWIKPGPENTRDHGGESCIKPGPEKWIPQSCKTCGHVEDSTHWLQIEPLTSTVQGVKMFRHRTPKGLWVHVSGLRWLCERDVILKYHFGTGNPTVTF; encoded by the exons TGTCCAGAAGCCCAGAGCAGAGTCCCCTACAACCAGCCTGCTATCAATGAAGAGTGATCAGCCACCTGCTTTCAGCCAGGAACCATTTCCAGATGACAATAAGGAAGTGGAGAGTTTGGACAGTGAGGATCCATTAAAGATCCCACACAACCTTCTGGACAGAAGAA GTCAAACTCTGCTGACAGTTCAACAAGACATTAAGGCTAAACTGAAACACAAGTATCAACACATATCTGAAGGAATTGGACACTATGGAAACCAAAGTCTGTTAAAGgacatctacacagagctctacatcacagagggtggaagtgGAGGGCTCAATAATAAACATGAGGTTAGACAGATAGAGATGGCATCCAAGAAACAAACCACACAAAAGACACCAATCAAATGCAACGACATCTTCAAGCCTTTACCTGGACAAGACAAacctatcagaactgtgctgacaaaaggaatcgctggcattggaaaaacagtctctgtgcagaaggtcATCCTTGACTGGGCAgagggaaaagcaaatcaggacgtTCATTTCATGTTTCCTCTTCCTTTCCGTGATCTGAACCTGAAAAAGGACCAATACAGTCTGATGCAACTTCTTTCCCACTACTTCCCAGAGCTGAAAGAGATTGACAGCATTGAAGATGGTGAAACCAAAACTGTTTTCatttttgatggtctggatgagtgtcgaCTTCCTCTAGACTTCAAAAACAATGAGAAGTGCTGTGATGTCACGAAGCCAACCTCAGTGGACGTGCTGCTGACAAACCTCCTCGAggggaatctgcttccctctgctctcctctggataacctcAAGGCCTGCAGCAACCAATCAGATCCCTCCtgagtgtgttgaccaggtgacagaggtacgagggttcaatgatccacagaaggaggagtatttCAGGAAGAAAATCCCAGATCAGAATCTGGCCAATGATATCATCAAACACatgaagacatcaaggagcctccacatcatgtgccacatgccagtcttctgttggatatcAGCCACTGTCCTTGAGATGATACTGAAAGAGGCAGAGAAGGATGAAGTCCCCAAAACTCTGACCCAGATGTACTCACACTTCATGCTCATCCAAACCATTGTGAAGAACAAGAAGTACAACAAAGCAACAGAGACAAACCCAAAGGACCTGTCTCAGTCAGACAAAGAGATGATCCTGAAACTGGCAAAGCTGGCTTTCCAACAGCTGCAGAAGGGCAACCTGATCTTCTATGAGGAAGACCTGAGAGAGTGTGGCCTTGATGTCACAGAGGCATCAGTGTACTCAGCATTGTGTACAGAGATCTTTAAAGAAGAATCTGGGTTGTACCAAGAGAAGGTCTACAGCtttgtgcatctgagcattcaggagtttctagcAGCAGTGCATGCTTTAGAATCATGTCTGgacaagaaggaaaatgttttctcccccaataatgatgatggtgatgattacGATGCTGATGATTATGAGTATTACGATGATTTTGAGGATTACGATGATGAGTCAATCCAGTTGTCTGACTTACTCAGGAGCGCAGTGTACCAGGCCTTGAAGAGTGAGAATGgacacctggacctgttcctccgcttccttctgggtctctcactggagtccaatcagaatctGTTACGATGCCTTCTGACACAGACAGGATGTACGACAGAGACCAATGAGAAAACAGTTAAGAGAACAGTCGGGTACCTTTCATACAAGATCA GAGAATCCTCACCAGAAAGGATCATCAACTTGtttcactgtctgaatgaactttgTGCCAACTCTCTAGTTGAAGACATGCAGACCTCCCTGCGATCAGGAACTCTTTCAGAAACAAGACTAGAACCTGACCAATGTTCAGCCCTGGCCTACCTGTTACTGATGTCAgaggaggtgctggaggagtttgacctgaagacatacaacacatcagaGGAAGGTTATCAGAGGTTGCTGCCGGTAGTTAAAACCTGCAAGAGAgcact actggaTCGCTGTAAACTCACATATGAATCCTGTAAgactctggtctcagctctgcagacaccaaactcccccctgagagaactggacctcagcaacaatgacctgggagacagaggagtggagctgctctgtgtTGGACTAACCAGTCCACTCTGCAACGTACAGACACTAGT TCTAGGTCAGTGTGGTCTGACAGAGGGTTGCTGTTCACATCTGGCCTCAGTCCTGAGTTCACCCAACTCACACCTGAAACAACTGGACTTGAGAGACAATGACCTGCAGGACTCAGGAGTTACACTGCtatctgctggactggaggatccagactgtaaactacacacactggg gctgtctggctgtctggtcaCAGAGGAGGGCTGTGCTGCTCTGTCTTCAGCTCTGAGGTCATACCCCTCCCACCTgaaagagctggacctgagctacaatcacccaggagactctgcAGGGGGACTGCTTTCAGCTGCTCTGGTGGATCCCACATATAAACTGATGAAGCTGAA TGTGGATCATGGTGGAGAGTGCAGGCTGAAATCAGGGCTGAGGAAAT ATGCCTGTCATCTCACCCTGGACCCAAATACAGCAAACCCAAACCTGATACTGTctgaggggaacaggaaggtGACACGGGTGAAAGAGAAGCAGCATTACgaagaccatccagacagatttgaCTATCATTCCCAAGTTCTCTGCAGAGAAGGCTTATCTGGAGGTCgttgttactgggaggtggagagggatagTGGCATGGCTATCATTGGTGTGGTGTACAAAGGAATGAAGAGGAAGGGAAAGGAGGATGACAGTAGGATTGGAGCCAATAAGAAGTCCTTGAGTTTATTCTGCTATGATAGAGGTTGTGAATTGATAGTCTTATTCCATGCTAGAGTCGGTAGATCCATCTCTGGTCCTGTTTCTAACagagttggtgtgtatctggactggccagctggTATTTTGTCCTTCTATAGTGTGTCCTCCTCTGGTACACTGACACACCTTTACACATTCTACACCACATTCACCgaacccctctatcctgggtttgggATTTCCTTCTCCTCAGTGACCCTGTGTCAGATAGATGACCAACACATTCAGAG agaccatggtggagagagttggatcaagcctggacctgagaacaccagagaccatggtggagagagttgtatcaagcctggacctgagaaat GGATTCCTCAGAGCTGTAAGACTTGTGGCCATGTTGAG gactccacacactggctTCAGATTGAACCTTTGACTTCCACTGTCCAGGGAGTGAAAatgttcag ACACAGGACACCCAAGGGATTATGGGTGCACGTGTCTGGGCTCCgctggctgtgtgagagagatgtcatTCTGAAGTATCACTTCGGAACTGGGAACCCTACAGTCACCTTCTGA